Below is a window of Candidatus Obscuribacterales bacterium DNA.
CGAGGTCTTTCTTGAAAGCCAGCGGATTGGAAAACATAAACTTGGCGCGGCGTTCGGTTAATCGCGATAGAAATTTGGTGCGCAGGTAGTAGGGACTTTTGAGCTTGAGGGCAAAACGACCATCGGTATGGCGAATCATGAACCCTTCATGGTTCACCGATCGCACCTGCTGAAGCACGTCTTGAAACGTACTGAAAAACCAGGAGGGTCTTGGTACGGCTAAGGTCTGGGCCAGATCATCGAGGGCCGCTTCGTCCCAAAAGCCTTGGCCCAACTCTCCCACGCCAATCAGGTGCAGACCGTGGTGGCTTTCAGCATAGGGGATAATGTGGGGATCATCGGGGTGGATAGCTTCCCAGAGCAGGGTGAGGTGGGGGCGATCGCGCAGGTAGCCCAAGATGCGACCGTAGAGGTTGTTTTGATAGAGCAAGGCCTTGACCCGCTCCACATAGTCGCTCTCAAAGGAGCCAGAACAGGTGACCAGAACTTGATGGGGGTTGTAGGGATGGAGCACCATGACCGCCAAGAAGCCATTGAGTTTTTCTACGGCGACCACTTGGCTCTCTAGCGGCAAAGTCGTTCCCTGTTCTAAGTAATTGAAGGTGCGGGGAAAGGGTTGATTCACCGGTTCACCATGCAAACCCACCACCGTTCCCCTCGCCAGCTTAAGGTCTGGATGTTCGTGCCAGACGCTGGGGGTGAAAAAGGCTTTTGAGGTGTATTTGTAGAGCGAAAGCTGCCCATGAGTCACCTGTTTGACCCATTTTTGCGTGACTAGATGCTCCATGCGGTTGGCGAAGGTGGGCGATCGCTGTTCGTAGTCGAAGCTGCAGGGAATACGCACATAGTCTTGTTCGGGAAGGCGCATCGCCACCAGCGGCCCACCAAATCCAGCTCCTTCTTCGAGGGAATAGACGCGATCGCCCTGGGAGGTGAGGGGAATATGGCCGCGCATCAGGGTGAGATCGGGCGTAGTTTGCCGAAAGATGCCGTCGGTGTCATGGTTTTCCCGCAGCCGACGGCGGCCATAGACGCGCTCACGACCGGGCTGGAGCAGCGGATCAAACCATTCAATATCGCCATGGCAAAGGACATAGTCTCGATAGCGATAAAAGGTTGGCCAACTCGTGATGGCGTCATGGATCTGCTGCTGGTAAGCAGGATCCCGTTGTAGAACATAGTGCAGGGTTTCTCTTGTAGAACGCGATCGCACGTAGTTGTCACGAATACCCTTGGCCAGGTTCATGTCATGGTTGCCGCGAATAGCGTAATGGCCTTGGGCGATCGCTGCTATGACCAGATCGAGAACCGCTAAGGAATCGGGGCCGCGATCCACGAGATCACCCAGAAAACATAGTTTGCGTCCTTGGGGATGCTGAAAAGCCGCGTCATAGCCGAGGGTGTGCAGCATCTCGCGCAGAGGGAGCATCAAACCATGGACATCGCCGATAACATCGAGGTCTACATCCTCGGGAATGGTGGGAATCTTCGCTACTAATTGGCATCCAGTAGTTAGATGGATAAACGGCCAGCGCGATTGGCGATCCAGTTTTTTGATAAACAGCGATACGACATTTTGAGGCACCGCGTAGGAGCGTTGAGCATTTTGCTGCTGCACCTGCGCTTCCGGCAAGTCAAACACCACCACCTGCACAGGAATATGAAGCGCGGTCGCGATGTCTGCAAAGGGCTTTCGGTCTTGGTCGGTGGATAGGGTTGCATCCACCACAGTGGTTAGTCCTGCCATCAGGCGCGATCGCACCACCTGTTCCATCACAGCAAAGATCATGGCATCATCAACAGCCATCGGACAGCGGCCAACCTGCTCATCGATCATCACTGGGGCTGTGGCAAAGAAGGTTTCTCGAAGGCGATCGCTGGATACAACAAAGGACGGCGGCAGAGACTGACAGGCCGTGGTTTTGCCGCTACCCGGTGGACCTGACAGCAGAACAAGGCTACCCAGTTGAATCGAAATCTGGCGCGGTTCCATGGTGCTTCCTTTCTCAATCTGTGCCCATTGCCCAGTGGTGGTGAGATGCGTTGGATCTGAAATGCATCGGATCAGATGTCTTGGATCAAGATATGACAATTGTAGTGAAACCCGATCCCTTCCAACAAGATTAGCTATCTAGGATCGGTCTCAAGGCTCAGTCTCAAGGATCGGCCTCAAGGATTGGCCTCTACTAGATAGACGCCAGCTTATGAGACGACGCAGAATAGGGGCGATCGCTCCCCTGCATGGCAGTCATCCTTTCAATCCTCTAAGAGTACGTTGGCTATATCTTATCTAGCCGTACAATACGGCGCTTTTCACTAGCCTATCGGACATAGCTAAGGTTGCAGTACTGATTCTTCAGTGCAGAGCAGCATATTATCTATCCTGAGTGTTGAGGCAGGGCGATCGCGAGCCTCGGGCATTGTCATGGGTGAATGATTCAGCTTTGGCGATCAGCCGGCCTATCGTCAACCATGCATCATCTATCCGGGGATTAGACGGACCAATGATTAGACTGATATTACGTGGCGCTGCTGAAGGTCGTGGCATCTAAGGTTAGATGTTTCTAAGGGAGCGATCGCTGGTTGCCTTCACCCAACGTGCATCAACAGCGCCACATATGTAACGTTCTTTATGCTCAATGCCTATGACACCCGCCGATATCACCACCAGTCTCACCCAACAGTTTGGCCCTGCCCTGCAGATCATCGATGACACCGCCTGGCAGATAGAAGCTCCTGCTTCTCGTCTGCTGGTGCTGCTTTCAGAGGATCACACCTGGCTACGAGCCTTGGTGTCTATTGCCCCAGCCCAAGAAGCCGTTCCCTACCTAGAGCAACTGCTAGAATCCAACTTTGATGACACCCAAGAAGCTCGCTATGCCATTTATGAGGGCGCACTTTGGGGTGTCTTTCACCATGCCCTGGCCAGTTTGACGCGGGAAGATTTTGAGGCAGCGATCGCTCGTTTAGTATCGCTTCAGCAAACGGGCCTCGATCGCAGCTTCCGCCAGCGAGCTGATGCCCAACTTCGGCAGATTATCTGGGCGGCAAAGCAGCAGGGGCAGACATTAGAAGACACCCTCCAAACCCTAGATCGCTTTTATGAAGAAGGCGTGATGGGAGATTTGTCCCAAGATGCTAGCCAGCGGCAGCAGGTGATGGATGCTTGGCGGGCTCAACTGCAGCGCCTATGGAATGAGTCTTGAGCCAGGCAGTCTGTTGCCCATGACGGTATCAATCGCTCTCCTTTGGACCATCTTGCCATCGCATTAAGGGAGGCGATCGCCCTTGGATAGATGCGCATGGGGTGATGACAAGGGTAGGATGTGCGTACCTGATGCCTATTCTCTATTAATTGACTGAAACGCTATGGATGTAGTCCCACTCTTTGCCAACCTCCTTGCAGAAGACGCCATTGGCCAAAACCTTGAACAGTTTTTGCTGGTTCTGTCAGTATCTCTCAGTGTTGCCACCCTATCTCGGGTGCTGCCCTGGTTTCGCCAAACGCCCTATACGCTGCTGCTGGTGATTGTAGGGTTAGGGCTGGCAGTGGTAGATGTGCGGTTGGTGAACCTCTCTCCGGAACTCATTCTGCTGATTTTCTTGCCGCCGCTGCTGTTTGAAGCAGGCTGGAATTTGAATTGGTCGTACCTGCGCAAGGATCTGGTGCCGATCTGTCTCTATGCTGTCGTGGGAGTGATGATCTCCGTTGTTGGTATTGGACTGGGGCTGGCACAATTTGCAGGTATTCCCTTAGCGATCGCCCTTTTGATTGGCGCTAGTCTATCGGCAACCGATCCGGTGTCGGTGGTTGCCCTATTTCGAGAATTGGGGGTCGGTAAACGTCTCACGGTATTGATGGAAGGGGAAAGTTTATTCAACGACGGGGTAGCGGTGGTTGCCTTCGCCCTCTTGTCAGGCCTGGCCCTCGGCACCCAGGATGAGTTTGTTATACCGGTGGCGATCGCTCAGTTTTTTACCTTCCTTGGCGTGGGTGTGGGTGTAGGTAGCCTGATTGGCTTCGGAATTTCTTACCTAACCCAGCGTTTTGATCTGCCCTTAGTGGAACAATCGTTGACGCTAGTGGCCGCCTACGGCACCTATTCCATCGCCGAAGCCCTAGGTGGTTCCGGCGTCATTTCTGTGGTCACCGTGGGTTTAGTCCTGGGGAATTTTGGATCGCGCATTGGCATGAATCCCCGCACGCGTTTGATTGTGTCGGAATTCTGGGATTTTATCGCCTTCTTTGTCAACTCAATCATATTCCTGCTGATTGGCGACCAAGTTCGTTTTTCCAGTCTGGGCGAAAATTGGCTGCCCATTGCGGTGGCGATCGCTGCCCTGTTGCTCACCCGTGCTGTGGGCATCTATGGATTAGGCTTGGTGAGCAATACCTTAGCTAAGTCTAATATATCTTGGCGCGACCAAACAGTGCTATGGTGGGGCGGACTGCGGGGGTCAGTATCCATTGCCCTAGCGCTGAGCATTCCCGAAAGTCTGCCGGAACGAGAAGTGGTGATTGCGACTGTCTTCGGCGTGATGTTATTTACCCTATTGGTACAGGGCTTGACGACCCAACCGTTGCTCAAGGGTTTGAATATGCTGGATGACCAGGCTTTTCGGAAAACCTATCGGGAAGCGATCGCTCGCCGCATGGCCCTAACGCGGGTGTTAACCTATCTATCTAAATTGGGCGATCGCCAAGAGCTAGATCCAGAATTTTGTCAATACCAGGCAGCACTGGTGGAGGGAGAATTGTCTAGCCTCAAGGAAAACATTCAAGCCTTGCAGATCAAACATCCGGAGTTTAAGGAACTAGCCCTAGAAGAACTGCGGGAAGACTTGTTGGCTATTGAAGCCGATACCTATGCTGACTTAATTCGCTCGGGGCGACTGAATGAAAAGCTGTCGCCTCTATTGCAGGACGTTTTGGTTGAGAGCGATAGTTCAGACAAGAATTGAGTTAACGATCAGACGATGAGCCTAGGTAGAAAAATTACAGAATTGTCAACGGATCTACGTCAATGGTGAGGCTGACAACGGGGGAAAGATGCGATCGCAATCCTTGTAAATCAGGAGCGATCGCGTGTCTGGCCCCCTTGAGTAAGATTTGCCAACGATAGCGTTGGGCAACCCTTGTGACCGAGGCGGGAGCTGGGCCCAACAGATGCCAATCCTCTGACGTTTGGGCTTGAATCATCTGAGCCAGATCCATAGAGGCTTGCTGCACGGCAGCAGCATCTAAGCTACTCAAACGCAGTAAGATCAGCCGTCCCACGGGTGGATAGTTCAACGCGGTGCGCTGGTCGAGCTCTTCTTGGATAAAGGAGGTATACTGCTGTTGCTGTACGGCTTGAATGACGGGATGCTCTGGACTATAGGTCTGTAAAATCACTCGGCCAGGTTGATCGCCCCGCCCGGCCCGTCCGGCAACTTGGGTGAGGGTCTGGAAGGCGCGTTCACTAGCGCGATAGTCGGCGAGGTTGAGCACCCCATCTGCAGCTACGATACCCACCAGGGTGACTTGGGGTAGGTCAATGCCCTTGGTGAGCATCTGGGTACCCACCAATACATCCGCTTCACCTCGGGCAAATTGGGTCAGTAAGGTACGATGAGCATCTTTGGCACGGGTGGTATCGCTGTCAAACCGCAGGCTGCGCAGATTGGGAAATCGATGGTGTAGTTCTTGCATCACCCGCTGGGTACCGCTGCCAAACTGTTTGAAGTAGGGCGATGTGCAGGATGGACAGACCTCGGGAAGCGATCGCCCATAGCCGCAGTAGTGGCAGCGTAGAGTAGCTTGGGCATCGGCGTGGGTGTGGTGGAAAGCCAGGGATACATCACAGTGGGGGCATTCCATCACGTAGCCGCAGGCACGACAGGAAACGAAGGTGCTGTGGCCACGACGATGGATAAATAAGAGTCCCTGCTGCTGGGTGCTCTGTAATTCTTCTAGAGCTAGCTGTAAAGGACGGCTAAAAATCGAGCGATTGCCAGTGCCAAATTCTTGGCGCATATCCACCACTTGGATGGGCGGCATGGGGCGCGACTGGATGCGATCGGGTAGGGACAGATACTGCATGGGGGCAGGCAGTGCATCAGATAAGCTAGGCTGAGCCGCCACCCAACTATCGAGGGCGGGGGTGGCGGAACCAAGAATGAGGGGACAGTTTACTAAGTGCGATCGCCATTGGGCAACGGTGCGGGCATGGTAGCAGGGCGCAGGTTGATCTTGCTTAAAGCTACCGTCATGCTCTTCATCCAGCACAATTAAGCCCAGGTTAGGCAGGGGAGCAAAGATCGCCGATCGCGTCCCGACAATCACCTGGGCATCGCCGCGCAGCATCTGCCGCCAGGTATCGTAGCGTTCGCCATCGGAGAGGGCACTGTGGTAGACTCGCACTTTTTCGCCAAACCGCGCCTGAAAGCGATCGGTGAGCTGGGGAGTCAGGCCAATTTCCGGCACTAAAACTAGGGCCGACTGTCCCCTAGCCAACACCGGAGCGATCGCCTGTAGATACACTTCCGTTTTGCCCGATCCGGTGACGCCATGCAGCAGCCACTGTTGACTGCCTTGGCTTTGGGCGATCGCCGTCAGAGCTGCTTGTTGCGCTGCCGTGAGCTGTTTGGGTTGGTCGGGCTGGGCCTGTCCAGATACGGTACGCAACACCTCTCGCGACTGGATGACCACATAACCCTTGCGTTCTAGGGTTTTCACCACCGAGGAACTCACATGGCAGAGCTGCAGCAGTTCTTGCAGCCACAGGTCGCCACCCCGCCGCTTCAGAATCTCGATAATTTCCCGCTGGCGATCGCTGAGGTTGGCATCCCCCACATCGTTGACCAACACCACCGCCTGCTGGCGCTTGGGGCGAACTGGGGCCGGAGCCTCTAGATAAC
It encodes the following:
- a CDS encoding sodium:proton antiporter encodes the protein MDVVPLFANLLAEDAIGQNLEQFLLVLSVSLSVATLSRVLPWFRQTPYTLLLVIVGLGLAVVDVRLVNLSPELILLIFLPPLLFEAGWNLNWSYLRKDLVPICLYAVVGVMISVVGIGLGLAQFAGIPLAIALLIGASLSATDPVSVVALFRELGVGKRLTVLMEGESLFNDGVAVVAFALLSGLALGTQDEFVIPVAIAQFFTFLGVGVGVGSLIGFGISYLTQRFDLPLVEQSLTLVAAYGTYSIAEALGGSGVISVVTVGLVLGNFGSRIGMNPRTRLIVSEFWDFIAFFVNSIIFLLIGDQVRFSSLGENWLPIAVAIAALLLTRAVGIYGLGLVSNTLAKSNISWRDQTVLWWGGLRGSVSIALALSIPESLPEREVVIATVFGVMLFTLLVQGLTTQPLLKGLNMLDDQAFRKTYREAIARRMALTRVLTYLSKLGDRQELDPEFCQYQAALVEGELSSLKENIQALQIKHPEFKELALEELREDLLAIEADTYADLIRSGRLNEKLSPLLQDVLVESDSSDKN
- a CDS encoding AAA family ATPase, whose product is MEPRQISIQLGSLVLLSGPPGSGKTTACQSLPPSFVVSSDRLRETFFATAPVMIDEQVGRCPMAVDDAMIFAVMEQVVRSRLMAGLTTVVDATLSTDQDRKPFADIATALHIPVQVVVFDLPEAQVQQQNAQRSYAVPQNVVSLFIKKLDRQSRWPFIHLTTGCQLVAKIPTIPEDVDLDVIGDVHGLMLPLREMLHTLGYDAAFQHPQGRKLCFLGDLVDRGPDSLAVLDLVIAAIAQGHYAIRGNHDMNLAKGIRDNYVRSRSTRETLHYVLQRDPAYQQQIHDAITSWPTFYRYRDYVLCHGDIEWFDPLLQPGRERVYGRRRLRENHDTDGIFRQTTPDLTLMRGHIPLTSQGDRVYSLEEGAGFGGPLVAMRLPEQDYVRIPCSFDYEQRSPTFANRMEHLVTQKWVKQVTHGQLSLYKYTSKAFFTPSVWHEHPDLKLARGTVVGLHGEPVNQPFPRTFNYLEQGTTLPLESQVVAVEKLNGFLAVMVLHPYNPHQVLVTCSGSFESDYVERVKALLYQNNLYGRILGYLRDRPHLTLLWEAIHPDDPHIIPYAESHHGLHLIGVGELGQGFWDEAALDDLAQTLAVPRPSWFFSTFQDVLQQVRSVNHEGFMIRHTDGRFALKLKSPYYLRTKFLSRLTERRAKFMFSNPLAFKKDL
- the priA gene encoding primosomal protein N', with the translated sequence DYYQTPLMQAVRAALPPGILGRSQRRIRLKPDAIPPGATEFLSPPAQQVLQVLQKTGDYTWTYLQRQGRGARRGIQELLRRGWAESYLEAPAPVRPKRQQAVVLVNDVGDANLSDRQREIIEILKRRGGDLWLQELLQLCHVSSSVVKTLERKGYVVIQSREVLRTVSGQAQPDQPKQLTAAQQAALTAIAQSQGSQQWLLHGVTGSGKTEVYLQAIAPVLARGQSALVLVPEIGLTPQLTDRFQARFGEKVRVYHSALSDGERYDTWRQMLRGDAQVIVGTRSAIFAPLPNLGLIVLDEEHDGSFKQDQPAPCYHARTVAQWRSHLVNCPLILGSATPALDSWVAAQPSLSDALPAPMQYLSLPDRIQSRPMPPIQVVDMRQEFGTGNRSIFSRPLQLALEELQSTQQQGLLFIHRRGHSTFVSCRACGYVMECPHCDVSLAFHHTHADAQATLRCHYCGYGRSLPEVCPSCTSPYFKQFGSGTQRVMQELHHRFPNLRSLRFDSDTTRAKDAHRTLLTQFARGEADVLVGTQMLTKGIDLPQVTLVGIVAADGVLNLADYRASERAFQTLTQVAGRAGRGDQPGRVILQTYSPEHPVIQAVQQQQYTSFIQEELDQRTALNYPPVGRLILLRLSSLDAAAVQQASMDLAQMIQAQTSEDWHLLGPAPASVTRVAQRYRWQILLKGARHAIAPDLQGLRSHLSPVVSLTIDVDPLTIL